In Myxococcus stipitatus, the following are encoded in one genomic region:
- a CDS encoding TIGR01777 family oxidoreductase: MKVAVTGATGFLGVGVVQGLLSRGHQVHVLARDVPKALEKLPPGVTGAPYDTRTPVSPEALAGAEAVLHLAGEPVAQRWNHDAKQRIHDSRVRGTRMLVEAVKAAGTVKRFVSASAIGYYGGAREAEPLTEESSPGDDFLARVCMAWEAEAWRAREANLTTAVVRMGVVLHPQGGALHKMLPPFRIGAGGPVGNGRQYVSWIHREDAQALLCFVLENTSREGPFNATAPEPVTNAAFAHALGHALGRPSLIHVPAFVVKAAMGEMAKVVLEGQRVLPSRAQEAGFTFRFPEVEGALRHLLA; encoded by the coding sequence ATGAAGGTGGCCGTGACAGGGGCCACGGGCTTTCTGGGCGTGGGAGTTGTCCAGGGTTTGTTGAGCCGGGGCCATCAGGTCCACGTGCTGGCGCGGGACGTGCCCAAGGCCCTGGAGAAGCTGCCCCCAGGCGTGACGGGGGCCCCCTACGACACGCGGACCCCCGTGTCTCCGGAGGCGCTGGCCGGCGCGGAGGCGGTGCTCCACCTTGCGGGTGAGCCCGTGGCGCAGCGGTGGAACCACGACGCGAAGCAGCGCATCCACGACAGCCGGGTGCGGGGCACGCGGATGCTGGTGGAGGCGGTGAAGGCGGCGGGCACGGTGAAGCGCTTCGTGTCCGCGTCCGCCATCGGCTACTACGGGGGCGCTCGCGAGGCGGAGCCGCTGACGGAGGAGAGTTCGCCCGGAGACGACTTCCTCGCCCGGGTGTGCATGGCGTGGGAGGCGGAGGCGTGGCGGGCGCGCGAGGCGAACCTCACCACCGCGGTGGTGCGAATGGGCGTGGTGCTGCACCCCCAGGGCGGCGCGCTGCACAAGATGTTGCCGCCCTTCCGCATCGGCGCGGGGGGGCCCGTGGGCAACGGCCGGCAGTACGTGAGCTGGATTCATCGCGAGGACGCGCAGGCGCTCCTGTGCTTCGTGCTGGAGAACACCTCGCGGGAAGGCCCCTTCAACGCCACGGCGCCGGAGCCCGTCACCAACGCCGCCTTCGCGCACGCGCTGGGCCATGCCCTGGGGCGGCCGTCGCTGATTCACGTCCCCGCGTTCGTGGTGAAGGCGGCCATGGGGGAGATGGCGAAGGTCGTCCTGGAAGGTCAGCGGGTGCTGCCCTCGCGTGCCCAGGAGGCGGGCTTCACCTTCCGCTTTCCAGAAGTGGAGGGAGCGCTGAGGCACCTGCTGGCGTAG